A single Streptomyces sp. Edi2 DNA region contains:
- a CDS encoding peptidase: MRRTVRGIPAVHGTPAPHRVHRSRAALGTLTAAGTLLALLLPTGSAAATPPSSHRSPAPRTAPGAFWTAERMRSAVPLDLAAPAQHAPATAVPRSAPLKVAPTLPRLPQASKAPSATPLLPGTLPQAGGPWTGGGAVTKTTGRVFFTYQGRTAACSGDAVTSGNKSTVLTAGHCVKLGGVWHTDWIFVPGYHDGEAPYGKWAAAKTLSTPQWTASEDINYDVGAAVVAPLDGKKLTDVVGGQGLSFNSGYSKAMYAFGFPAAAPYDGSKLIYCSGTTFKDPLFSGDHGLACNMTGGSSGGPWFTSFDEKTGTGLQSSVNSFGYQFWANTMFGPYFGDDAKNLYTTAQSS; this comes from the coding sequence GTGAGACGAACCGTTCGCGGCATACCGGCAGTGCACGGCACACCCGCGCCACACCGCGTGCACCGGTCCCGGGCCGCCCTCGGCACCCTGACCGCCGCCGGTACGCTGCTCGCCCTGCTGCTCCCCACCGGCTCGGCCGCCGCCACCCCGCCGAGCTCCCACCGCTCCCCCGCCCCGCGGACCGCCCCCGGCGCCTTCTGGACCGCCGAACGGATGCGCAGCGCCGTTCCCCTGGACCTCGCCGCACCCGCGCAGCACGCCCCCGCCACCGCGGTCCCGCGCAGCGCCCCGCTGAAGGTGGCCCCCACGCTCCCGCGGCTCCCGCAGGCCTCGAAGGCACCGTCCGCCACGCCGCTGCTCCCCGGCACGCTCCCCCAGGCCGGCGGGCCCTGGACCGGCGGCGGCGCGGTCACCAAGACCACCGGCCGGGTGTTCTTCACCTACCAGGGCCGTACCGCCGCCTGTTCCGGTGACGCGGTGACCAGCGGCAACAAGAGCACCGTGCTCACCGCGGGGCACTGTGTGAAGCTGGGCGGCGTCTGGCACACCGACTGGATCTTCGTCCCCGGCTACCACGACGGCGAGGCGCCGTACGGCAAGTGGGCGGCGGCCAAGACGCTCTCCACCCCGCAGTGGACCGCGAGCGAGGACATCAACTACGACGTCGGTGCCGCGGTGGTCGCCCCGCTCGACGGCAAGAAGCTCACCGATGTCGTCGGCGGCCAGGGCCTGTCCTTCAACTCCGGCTACAGCAAGGCGATGTACGCCTTCGGCTTCCCCGCGGCCGCCCCGTACGACGGCAGCAAGCTGATCTACTGCAGCGGCACCACCTTCAAGGACCCGCTGTTCTCCGGTGACCACGGTCTGGCCTGCAACATGACCGGCGGCTCCAGCGGCGGCCCCTGGTTCACCTCGTTCGACGAGAAGACCGGCACCGGCCTGCAGTCCTCGGTGAACAGCTTCGGCTACCAGTTCTGGGCCAACACCATGTTCGGCCCGTACTTCGGCGACGACGCCAAGAACCTCTACACCACGGCCCAGTCGTCCTGA
- a CDS encoding CocE/NonD family hydrolase has protein sequence MLVDWDAPITMDDGVELRADVFLPDDGATHPVIMSHGPYAKGLAFQEGFAPMWRTLADEHPDAVAGSSNRYQNWETADPEKWVPDGYVVIRVDSRGAGRSPGYLDIFSPRETRDYYECIEWAGVQPWSNGKVGLLGISYYAVNQWQVAALRPPHLAAICPWEGGTDFYRELSHHGGILHTFLQQWYPVQVASVQHGVAGSPWHRITGVPVTGPGVLSDEERAKNAADTVGALHDHALLDAYYRERTADLPRITVPVLSAVNWAHHLHTRGGFEGYAGVASDRKWLEVHGLQHWVEFYTDYGVGLQKRFFGHFLQGRDTGWDDQPPVLLNVRRADGRFEQRPEEKWPLARTKWTAFHLDLDRLALAPAAAPAERSAGFDALGDGLTFWTEPLTDELELTGPASASLRVASSTTDADLFLTLRVQDPGGRDVTFVSAMDPHGAVGLGWLRASLRKLDPARSEPYRPWHTFDERQPLTPGEPVDLHIEIWPTSVVVPAGYRLGVSVQGRDFEFPGEGPWPSASGVAMRGNGAFVHTDAEDRGSDVYAGRTTLISGGRQPSFLLLPVVPGKDGG, from the coding sequence ATGCTCGTCGACTGGGATGCGCCGATCACGATGGACGACGGGGTCGAGCTCCGCGCCGATGTGTTCCTGCCGGACGACGGTGCGACCCACCCCGTGATCATGAGCCATGGGCCGTACGCCAAGGGGCTCGCCTTTCAGGAGGGGTTCGCCCCCATGTGGCGCACCTTGGCGGACGAGCACCCGGATGCCGTCGCCGGGTCCTCGAACCGCTACCAGAACTGGGAAACGGCCGATCCGGAGAAGTGGGTGCCCGACGGGTATGTGGTGATCCGGGTCGACTCCCGTGGTGCCGGTCGGTCACCGGGCTACCTGGACATCTTCTCGCCGCGCGAGACGCGGGACTACTACGAGTGCATCGAGTGGGCGGGGGTCCAGCCCTGGAGCAACGGCAAGGTGGGGCTGCTCGGCATCTCGTACTACGCGGTCAACCAATGGCAGGTCGCCGCGCTCCGGCCGCCGCACCTCGCGGCCATCTGCCCGTGGGAAGGCGGCACCGACTTCTACCGTGAACTCAGCCACCACGGCGGGATCCTGCACACCTTTCTGCAGCAGTGGTACCCGGTGCAGGTCGCCTCGGTGCAGCACGGTGTGGCCGGCAGCCCCTGGCACCGGATCACGGGCGTGCCGGTCACCGGTCCCGGGGTGCTGAGCGACGAGGAGCGGGCGAAGAACGCGGCCGACACGGTCGGCGCGTTGCACGACCATGCGCTGCTCGACGCGTACTACCGGGAGCGGACCGCGGACCTGCCGCGGATCACCGTCCCCGTGCTGTCCGCGGTCAACTGGGCGCATCACCTGCACACACGGGGCGGGTTCGAGGGGTATGCGGGGGTCGCGAGTGACCGCAAGTGGCTGGAAGTGCATGGGCTGCAGCACTGGGTGGAGTTCTACACGGACTACGGCGTCGGCCTGCAGAAGCGGTTCTTCGGCCACTTCCTCCAGGGCCGCGACACCGGCTGGGACGACCAGCCGCCGGTCCTCCTCAACGTCCGGCGGGCCGACGGCCGCTTTGAGCAACGGCCGGAAGAGAAGTGGCCGTTGGCGCGCACGAAGTGGACGGCGTTCCACCTCGATCTCGACCGCCTGGCGCTCGCTCCGGCGGCAGCCCCCGCCGAGCGGAGTGCCGGCTTCGACGCGCTCGGCGACGGTCTGACGTTCTGGACCGAGCCCCTGACGGACGAACTGGAGCTGACCGGGCCCGCCTCCGCGTCGCTGCGGGTGGCCTCGTCGACCACGGACGCCGACCTGTTCCTCACCCTCCGGGTGCAGGACCCCGGCGGCCGCGATGTCACCTTCGTCAGCGCGATGGACCCGCACGGGGCGGTCGGACTGGGCTGGCTGCGGGCCTCGCTGCGCAAGCTCGACCCCGCGCGCAGCGAGCCGTACCGGCCCTGGCACACCTTCGACGAGCGGCAGCCGCTCACCCCCGGCGAACCCGTCGACCTGCACATCGAGATCTGGCCGACGTCGGTGGTGGTCCCGGCCGGCTACCGCCTCGGCGTCTCGGTGCAGGGCCGGGACTTCGAGTTTCCGGGGGAGGGGCCGTGGCCGTCGGCGTCGGGGGTCGCCATGCGGGGCAACGGCGCTTTCGTGCACACGGATGCCGAGGACCGGGGCTCGGACGTCTACGCGGGCCGGACGACGCTGATCAGCGGGGGGAGGCAGCCGTCTTTCCTGCTGCTGCCGGTCGTGCCGGGAAAGGACGGTGGGTGA
- a CDS encoding MAB_1171c family putative transporter has protein sequence MSESTSNVVYLAIAIIDFVIAGWKCLALLRDPTPTLSLITVNFVASGLVFTMAAPMGYRRLGELAGVPSFATLPVYIGILTCFSLLHLLTMLWDPRLRQRPAVLRRRVTLWSAAYVAAPAVMVAAFCSADLSGPADPLKFNTDFATEPLIQVFLGVFLATLACGTLSTYRQCRMVKLEDPRFQRALRSFGIAMLFVFSYVVCCAPAITLAALGNHTLDTVGVLGSTFGSIGALITSYGLSGAAVGAWLRERRDIKALQPLWDLVVEGVDEDLAFSVDSARSHRLAWNVGFNLHRRVIEILDGMRALRPWVSPLPAAAVYAAYEHEPSRGKADARRLTERDLEAAATAAALRDAAQRLQAARREAALRGYPGHPQAPGGPQVALPGEDTPASDERQRLLRVAQALTAPLVATALQAVRVQRSGTGGREASQVTEVPQVTEASEVPERP, from the coding sequence GTGTCTGAGAGCACGTCGAACGTCGTCTACCTGGCCATTGCGATCATCGACTTCGTGATTGCCGGGTGGAAGTGCCTGGCGCTGCTGCGCGATCCCACCCCCACGCTGTCCTTGATCACGGTGAACTTCGTGGCGTCCGGCCTGGTGTTCACCATGGCCGCGCCCATGGGGTACCGGAGGCTGGGCGAACTCGCCGGCGTCCCCAGCTTCGCCACCCTCCCCGTCTACATCGGCATCCTCACCTGCTTCTCCCTGCTCCATCTGCTCACGATGCTGTGGGATCCCCGGTTGCGGCAGCGTCCTGCGGTGCTGCGCCGCAGGGTCACCCTGTGGTCCGCGGCCTACGTCGCGGCGCCGGCCGTCATGGTGGCGGCGTTCTGCTCCGCCGACCTGTCCGGCCCGGCGGACCCCCTGAAATTCAATACCGACTTCGCGACCGAGCCGCTGATCCAGGTGTTCCTGGGTGTCTTCCTCGCCACGCTGGCCTGCGGAACCCTGAGCACCTACCGGCAGTGCCGCATGGTCAAGCTCGAAGACCCCCGATTCCAGCGCGCGCTGCGCTCCTTCGGCATCGCGATGCTGTTCGTCTTCAGCTATGTGGTGTGCTGCGCCCCCGCCATCACACTGGCCGCCCTGGGCAATCACACCCTGGACACGGTAGGGGTCCTCGGCTCCACCTTCGGCTCGATCGGCGCCCTGATCACCAGCTACGGCCTCTCGGGAGCCGCGGTAGGCGCATGGCTGCGCGAACGGCGTGACATCAAAGCCCTGCAGCCGTTGTGGGATCTCGTCGTCGAAGGGGTCGACGAGGACCTTGCCTTCAGCGTGGACAGCGCACGCAGCCATCGCCTGGCATGGAACGTCGGTTTCAACCTGCACCGCCGCGTGATCGAGATCCTGGACGGGATGCGGGCGCTGCGCCCCTGGGTGTCGCCGCTGCCCGCGGCAGCCGTATACGCCGCGTACGAACACGAGCCGTCCCGGGGGAAGGCTGACGCCCGCCGCCTGACGGAGCGGGACCTGGAGGCCGCCGCCACGGCCGCCGCCCTGCGGGACGCGGCCCAGCGCCTGCAAGCCGCTAGGCGCGAAGCGGCGCTGCGGGGATATCCCGGTCATCCCCAGGCCCCCGGAGGCCCGCAGGTGGCGCTGCCGGGCGAGGACACCCCCGCCTCCGACGAACGCCAACGGCTGTTGCGCGTCGCCCAGGCGCTCACCGCCCCGCTGGTCGCCACGGCACTGCAGGCGGTGCGTGTGCAGCGTTCCGGCACCGGGGGGCGCGAGGCGTCCCAGGTGACCGAGGTGCCCCAAGTGACCGAGGCATCCGAGGTGCCCGAGCGGCCGTAG